Proteins encoded by one window of Conger conger chromosome 1, fConCon1.1, whole genome shotgun sequence:
- the pnp4b gene encoding purine nucleoside phosphorylase 4b, which translates to MHTKANACCCSFEDYKLTTEWLLSQTRHRPKIAVICGSGLGLLADCVLNKQTFHYTEIPNFPVSTVPGHEGRLVFGHIKDKSCVFMQGRFHLYEGYSLCKVTFPVRIFKLLGVETIIVTNASGGLCQDFKVGDIMIIKDHINLPGFAGQHPLCGPNDERFGIRFPCMSDAYSKDLRKLALDISAELGYSDFVREGVYCMVSGPNFETIAEARMLQILGSDSVGMSTVPEVTVAKHCGLRVFGLSLITNKASLDYNHEEKVNHEEVLHISKMRAEMLQKVLNTLIARSHQVDGINSN; encoded by the exons CTGCTGTTCGTTTGAAGACTACAAGCTGACAACAGAATGGCTGCTGAGCCAGACGAGACACAGGCCCAAGATCGCTGTCATCTGTGGGTCAGGGCTGGGCCTCCTGGCCGACTGTGTCCTCAACAAGCAGACTTTCCATTACACAGAGATCCCCAATTTCCCTGTGAGCACCG TCCCTGGGCATGAGGGCCGTTTGGTGTTTGGCCACATTAAGGATAAGTCCTGCGTCTTCATGCAAGGGAGGTTTCACCTTTACGAGGGATATTCATTGTGTAAG GTCACATTCCCCGTGAGGATATTCAAGCTGTTGGGAGTGGAGACTATTATTGTGACGAATGCttccggaggcctgtgtcaggACTTCAAAGTGGGCGACATTATGATCATTAAGGACCACATTAACTTGCCAGGCTTCGCGGGACAGCACCCACTGTGTGGACCCAATGATGAACG GTTTGGGATCCGTTTTCCATGCATGTCGGATGCCTACAGCAAAGACCTGCGGAAGCTGGCCCTGGATATCAGTGCTGAGCTGGGCTACTCTGACTTTGTTCGGGAGGGTGTTTACTGCATGGTCAGTGGGCCCAACTTCGAGACTATCGCCGAGGCCCGTATGCTGCAAATTCTTGGGAGTGACTCTGTGG GCATGAGCACGGTTCCCGAGGTGACGGTGGCCAAGCACTGTGGCCTGCGTGTGTTCGGACTGTCCCTCATCACCAACAAGGCATCGCTGGACTACAACCACGAGGAGAAGGTCAACCACGAGGAGGTGCTGCACATCAGCAAGATGAGGGCGGAGATGCTGCAGAAGGTCTTGAACACCCTCATCGCCCGTTCCCACCAGGTCGATGGGATTAACAGCAACTAG